A genomic segment from Nicotiana tabacum cultivar K326 chromosome 9, ASM71507v2, whole genome shotgun sequence encodes:
- the LOC107773110 gene encoding uncharacterized protein LOC107773110 — METFKEQLEQIHTFLSSNKPLAYSTLLHLQQQSGTDSSFVQLLADSSSIIVPYILVDIFNNDEEIAAQALKCLGFMIYHPSIVGSIEGDDATAIVDSLVEVITTTKIKSVCNLGVWCISMQQFNSSLLDAHFQSLLRAITYALDNPVGSLSVTFEAMQAVMKLVSTSAQNMRAMSNIWAPPVYRRLVSSDKRERDMSERCLLKVSSVICPPPVNLSKALAIELKKTLLLTMEELLNQGLKIQTLLAWGWFMRLLGPYGMKYKHLVNKLLKITEQTFPDLDPQIQSASLIAWECLIDALICSTLHDPESNALVKNSAGQTVFKGNNPTEADGFSKKIKLVLTPLIGIMSSNCDASVHVSCLNTWSYLLYKLDKLASSHAVVKTVWEPILEVVFKVGPVNKNIWSWSFCIELLDNFISAGNKDVNSKLTDQKADWLSKGFIMKLPESAKCSWKYHPIKWSPLDLGNLEFSLNMIHGVIMQGSNITLSHEVRTVTYSAASSLFQSLLRSVKHLLKSDLITYDGVIFSLNMMFKFLKSVYESMHSRDGGIDDLQSLLLQLLEAFVEELEPSTLQSPLYKVALDLKNIEKSEPVYRFKNAKIPDICFMNYKEKVSPVACITLLYFHSVTKSTLKAPDYDIVEWIHKFVKLLLSSYEPLEILHLFVSLLYREKMSCCFEIWVALANCLKDYIDSNSFLSLFKLQPDSPGYATIIHFLCYPFAAYSCPKVHLKLQHVIEAWISLHVSLSRASENGYPTLTEDLCSMLCSYFNEALTKGDLVAEPQSSVKGQDIDVLLLFGEAMICAVEQASLTAKSKAKESKSWRSSNIKSSLEFASCFVKLSWEKDKTNVSISLITTRLLSSLIHFVGCLHLQKDITLFIEIMTSSLLLWVSHFEAEDSNFKDQVQQLWIQTLNCLQKVRPIIEFNSSFLQLQEPLLEKTLDHPDPIISNSTVNFWNSTYGEQIKLDYPQCLLPILDKLSRKGKIKLCKKRLSPNGKTSSEVDNVTAPNRYKVPTTLRRCSKRVELLGNAANSSEGNDKIYPKSKRRHTELTEHQKEVRRAQQGRSMDCSGHGPGIRTYTSVDFSQGNEESQESQDVRDADSILEMLRKVN; from the exons ATGGAAACCTTCAAAGAGCAACTCGAGCAGATACACACTTTTTTATCATCAAATAAACCATTGGCTTACTCGACGCTGCTTCATCTCCAGCAACAATCCGGCACGGACTCTTCTTTCGTTCAATTGCTCGCCGATTCATCTTCTATCATCGTGCCCTATATTCTCGTCGATATATTCAATAACGATGAGGAAAT TGCTGCTCAGGCTTTGAAGTGCTTGGGATTTATGATTTATCACCCATCTATAGTTGGCTCAATCGAAG GTGACGATGCCACAGCTATTGTTGATTCTCTTGTTGAGGTTATTACGACCACCAAGATTAAG TCTGTTTGCAACTTGGGTGTCTGGTGTATATCAATGCAGCAGTTCAACTCGTCGCTTTTGGATGCACATTTTCAGTCTTTGCTGAGGGCAATTACTTATGCCCTTGACAATCCTGTTGGTTCTCTTTCAGTCACATTTGAGGCTATGCAG GCTGTAATGAAGTTGGTGAGTACGTCAGCTCAAAATATGAGAGCCATGTCAAACATATGGGCTCCTCCAGTTTATAGAAGACTTGTCAGCAGTGATAAAAGGGAAAGAGATATGTCAGAACGTTGTTTATTGAAAGTCTCTAGCGTGATATGTCCTCCACCAGTAAATCTCTCAAAG GCCCTTGCCATAGAGTTGAAGAAAACTTTGCTTTTGACAATGGAGGAGCTACTGAACCAAGGCCTGAAGATTCAAACTCTACTAGCATGGGGATGGTTTATGCGTCTACTTGGACCTTATGGAATGAAATATAAGCATTTGGTAAACAAATTGCTTAAAATTACAGAACAAACTTTTCCAGACCTTGATCCACAGATTCAGAGTGCTTCGCTG ATTGCCTGGGAATGTCTCATTGATGCTTTAATCTGCTCGACACTTCATGATCCTGAAAGCAATGCACTTGTAAAGAATTCTGCGGGCCAAACTGTATTCAAGGGAAACAATCCAACTGAAGCTGATGGGTTTTCCAAGAAGATCAAACTTGTGTTGACGCCCCTGATAGGAATCATGTCAAGTAATTGTGATGCATCTGTCCATGTATCCTGCCTGAATACATGGTCTTATCTTCTGTATAAGCTCGACAAGTTAGCTAGCTCTCATGCAGTGGTTAAAACAGTTTGGGAGCCCATCTTGGAAGTCGTCTTCAAGGTTGGACCTGTCAATAAGAATATATGGTCATGGAGTTTCTGCATTGAGCTGCTCGATAATTTCATTTCAGCAGGAAACAAAGATGTAAATAGTAAGTTAACCGACCAGAAGGCTGATTGGTTATCTAAAGGTTTCATAATGAAACTTCCAGAATCTGCAAAATGCTCATGGAAGTATCATCCAATTAAATGGTCACCTTTGGATCTTGGAAATTTGGAGTTTTCCCTAAACATGATTCATGGTGTGATCATGCAAGGGTCAAATATTACTCTGTCCCATGAAGTCAGGACAGTGACGTACAGTGCTGCCTCAAGTTTGTTTCAATCTCTACTGAGATCTGTTAAACATTTGTTGAAATCTGACCTTATAACTTATGACGGGGTTATCTTTTCTTTGAATATGATGTTTAAGTTTTTGAAGAGTGTATATGAGAGTATGCATTCAAGGGATGGCGGTATAGATGATTTGCAATCGCTTCTACTTCAGCTTCTGGAGGCTTTCGTTGAAGAATTAGAACCATCAACTTTGCAATCCCCTCTTTACAAGGTGGCACTAGATCTAAAAAATATTGAGAAGTCAGAACCAGTCTATAgattcaaaaatgcaaaaataccagatatcTGCTTTATGAATTATAAGGAGAAGGTATCACCAGTTGCATGTATAACTTTGCTCTATTTCCATTCAGTAACCAAGTCAACGTTGAAAGCACCTGATTATGATATAGTCGAATGGATACACAAATTTGTGAAGCTTTTGCTCTCCTCATACGAGCCTTTGGAAATTCTCCATCTCTTTGTTAGTTTACTATACAGAGAGAAGATGTCGTGTTGCTTTGAGATCTGGGTAGCTCTGGCAAACTGTCTGAAAGATTACATAGATAGTAATAGCTTTCTCTCACTTTTCAAATTGCAGCCGGATAGTCCTGGTTATGCTACAATAATACATTTCCTATGCTATCCATTTGCTGCATACTCTTGCCCTAAGGTGCATCTCAAGCTTCAGCATGTAATTGAAGCATGGATATCACTTCATGTTTCTCTTAGTCGGGCATCGGAAAATGGTTATCCTACTCTTACTGAGGACCTGTGCTCAATGCTCTGTTCATATTTCAATGAAGCATTAACTAAGGGCGATCTTGTCGCTGAACCACAGTCAAGTGTAAAGGGTCAGGATATCGATGTTCTTTTATTGTTTGGAGAAGCAATGATATGTGCTGTAGAACAAGCTTCTTTGACAGCAAAATCTAAAGCTAAAGAGAGCAAAAGTTGGAGATCCAGCAATATCAAGAGTAGCTTGGAATTCGCGTCCTG CTTCGTGAAGCTATCCTGGGAAAAGGATAAAACTAATGTATCAATCAGCCTCATCACAACAAG GCTGCTATCGTCACTGATTCACTTTGTTGGCTGCTTGCACTTGCAGAAGGATATAACATTATTCATTGAG ATCATGACAAGTTCATTGCTTCTGTGGGTGTCACATTTTGAAGCTGAAGACAGTAACTTCAAAGATCAAGTTCAACAGTTATGGATTCAAACGCTGAACTGTTTGCAGAAAGTGCGACCAATAATAGAATTCAATTCCTCTTTTCTTCAGCTCCAGGAGCCTCTTCTTGAGAAAACTCTTGATCACCCAGATCCCATCATTTCCAACTCTACTGTTAACTTCTGGAATTCTACTTATGGAGAACAGATCAAGTTAGATTACCCTCAATGCTTACTTCCAATCCTGGACAAGCTGTcaaggaaaggaaaaataaaacTCTGCAAAAAGCGCCTGTCGCCCAATGGTAAAACCAGTTCTGAGGTAGATAATGTTACAGCTCCAAATAGATACAAGGTGCCAACAACACTGCGTAGGTGCTCAAAACGAGTTGAACTCTTGGGCAATGCAGCTAATAGTTCGGAGGGAAATGACAAAATTTATCCAAAGTCAAAACGAAGGCATACTGAGCTGACAGAACATCAAAAAGAAGTGAGAAGAGCACAACAAGGTCGATCAATGGATTGTAGTGGACATGGTCCAGGAATCAGGACATATACCAGTGTTGATTTCTCTCAAGGAAATGAAGAATCACAAGAAAGCCAGGACGTTAGAGATGCAGATTCTATTTTGGAAATGTTGCGCAAAGTTAATTAA
- the LOC107773111 gene encoding uncharacterized protein LOC107773111: MDTTSLAISRDAAPSSTTSSAAEDDGALSVNSGLAKEAALLFQSGKFADCCRVLHQLLQKKERDPKVLHNIAIAENFQDGCSNPKKLIDELNNAKKRSEELARAASDQAEPANNVGTKAVTGVNGSNSAPRELSSQQSSTLVYADEFDPSVTMYNLAVCWFHLHEHAKAFSILEGLFQNIEPIDEEIAKRICLLLLDVALLTQNAARSADVISYVEKVFCSSSLLGQVDNGNSAQPTASSIVVKSASFPSNSTIPDSSNPDSPAAGITSDGSLSRTLSEEGLEDDALHLISSMEIGGQNLPRQSGLKSKNDSIRSQTDESISTADMRIKLHLCKVRFLLLTRNLKAAKREVKMAMNTARAKDHSMALYLKSQLEYARGNHRKAIKLLMASSNRTEMGISSIYYNNLGCIYYRLGKHHTSSVLFAKALSNSSSLRKEQPLKLSTISQDKSLLITYNCGVQYLACGKPLQAASCFYKATQVFYNRPLLWLRIAECCLMALEKGLLKASGTAASDRSEVKVHVVGKGKWRQLVMEDGILRNGQESLSGAEDLVVNDRQPKLSVLLARQCLLNALHLLNCSESKGHKSMQPRASGLEESETGEAVPSKSANSKNGSTGDPKALNVAASGQINANGEVKEQKGVSSQHASLSSSICEYEATGRKENLMIEQAVLADLAFVELELGNPLRALTIATSLLKVQECSKIYIFLGNVYAAEALCLLNRPKEAVEHLSTYIAGSKCVDLPFSQEDSEMWRQEKTLDFEDTNGGSATLNSFPPEESQAFVFLKPEEARGMLFANLAAMSVMQGDIEQAQNYAVQALSTKPQRPEAILTAVYVDLLRGRSQEALTKLKHCSRIRFLPGSPTLNGSS, encoded by the exons ATGGATACGACGTCGTTAGCAATTAGCAGAGATGCTGCTCCGTCTTCGACGACGTCCTCCGCGGCGGAGGACGATGGCGCACTCTCCGTCAACTCAGGACTTGCGAAGGAGGCTGCGTTGCTGTTCCAGTCGGGGAAATTTGCCGATTGTTGTAGAGTTTTGCATCAACTGTTGCAGAAAAAGGAACGCGATCCTAAA GTTCTACATAACATTGCCATTGCTGAGAACTTTCAAGATGGTTGCTCCAATCCTAAGAAGCTGATTGATGAACTTAATAATGCTAAG AAaagaagtgaagagcttgctcGTGCTGCTAGCGACCAGGCAGAGCCTGCTAACAATGTTGGAACCAAAGCTGTGACAGGAGTTAATGGAAGTAACAGTGCACCACGGGAGCTATCTTCTCAACAGAGTTCCACACTTGTTTACGCTGATGAGTTTGACCCCTCAGTGACCATGTACAATCTA GCAGTTTGCTGGTTTCATTTGCATGAACATGCAAAAGCATTTTCAATTTTGGAAGGATTGTTTCAGAACATTGAACCAATCGACGAG GAAATAGCCAAGCGCATTTGCCTCTTATTGTTGGATGTTGCATTACTTACTCAAAATGCAGCAAGATCGGCG GATGTGATCAGTTATGTGGAGAAGGTCTTTTGTAGCAGTAGTTTATTAGGTCAAGTTGACAACGGAAACTCTGCACAGCCAACAGCTTCATCCATCGTGGTGAAATCGGCTTCATTTCCTAGCAATTCAACTATTCCTGATTCATCCAATCCAGATTCACCTGCTGCAGGAATTACCTCTGATGGTTCTTTGTCTAGGACATTATCAGAAGAGGGACTTGAAGATGATGCTCTGCATTTAATATCATCCATGGAGATTGGTGGGCAGAATTTACCACGACAGTCTGGCTTGAAATCGAAAAATGATTCAATAAGGAGCCAAACTGATGAATCTATCTCAACTGCTGATATGAGGATTAAACTGCACCTTTGCAAGGTCCGGTTTCTTCTCCTCACCAGGAATCTCAAGGCAGCTAAGCGTGAAGTTAAGATGGCTATGAACACAGCACGGGCGAAGGATCATTCTATGGCTCTCTATCTCAAGTCCCAGCTTGAATATGCTCGCGGGAATCATCGAAAAGCGATCAAGCTCTTGATGGCATCAAGTAATCGGACAGAAATGGGAATTTCTAGCATATACTACAACAATCTGGGGTGCATATACTATCGACTTGGCAAGCATCATACCTCTTCTGTACTTTTTGCCAAGGCTCTGAGTAATAGTTCCTCTCTCCGGAAAGAGCAGCCTCTAAAGCTCTCAACCATCTCACAGGATAAGTCTCTTCTCATAACATATAACTGTGGTGTGCAGTACCTGGCTTGTGGGAAACCATTACAAGCCGCAAGCTGTTTCTATAAGGCCACTCAGGTTTTCTATAATAGGCCTCTTTTATGGCTGCGGATTGCAGAATGTTGTCTGATGGCCCTTGAAAAGGGACTGCTCAAGGCCAGTGGTACTGCTGCTTCTGACAGGTCTGAAGTTAAAGTTCATGTCGTTGGAAAAGGAAAGTGGAGGCAACTTGTTATGGAAGATGGGATATTAAGAAATGGACAGGAATCTCTTTCAGGTGCAGAAGATTTGGTGGTTAATGATAGACAGCCTAAGTTATCAGTATTACTGGCTCGTCAGTGTCTTCTGAATGCACTGCATCTACTGAACTGTTCTGAATCAAAAGGTCACAAGTCCATGCAGCCTCGTGCTTCTGGTCTGGAAGAAAGTGAAACAGGAGAAGCAGTACCATCCAAGAGTGCAAACAGTAAGAATGGGTCAACTGGTGACCCTAAGGCACTGAATGTGGCAGCATCAGGTCAGATTAATGCAAACGGGGAGGTGAAGGAGCAAAAGGGTGTGAGCAGTCAACATGCCTCCTTATCGAGTTCTATCTGTGAGTATGAAGCCACTGGTAGAAAAGAGAATCTGATGATTGAGCAAGCTGTATTGGCTGATTTGGCTTTTGTAGAGCTGGAATTGGGAAATCCATTGAGGGCCCTTACAATTGCAACATCTCTCTTGAAAGTCCAAGAATGTTCTAAAATATACATCTTTCTTGGCAATGTGTATGCAGCTGAGGCTCTGTGCTTGCTAAACCGGCCAAAAGAAGCTGTGGAACATTTGTCAACATATATCGCTGGTAGCAAGTGTGTTGATCTACCGTTTAGTCAAGAGGATTCTGAAATGTGGAGACAGGAGAAAACATTGGATTTTGAAGATACTAATGGTGGATCAGCGACTTTGAATTCCTTTCCACCAGAGGAATCTCAAGCATTTGTGTTCCTCAAGCCAGAAGAGGCACGCGGAATGCTCTTTGCAAACTTAGCTGCCATGTCTGTGATGCAAGGAGACATCGAACAGGCCCAAAATTATGCAGTACAAGCACTTTCCACAAAACCTCAACGTCCTGAAGCTATTCTTACTGCAGTATACGTGGATCTTTTGCGAGGGAGATCACAAGAAGCTCTCACCAAGTTGAAACACTGCAGTCGTATTAGGTTCCTACCCGGCAGTCCAACTTTAAATGGTTCATCTTAA